Proteins found in one Halobaculum sp. MBLA0147 genomic segment:
- a CDS encoding Rieske (2Fe-2S) protein — MTDATELVAVSELPEAGSYRFTVSEPSGLEEEVLLARTDAGTTDDGAGDDTDDTPAVAAWKNFCMHEPDQRLDRGGDVGAAMRDGQVICPRHGAMFDLETGYCDTDPAAGQTLVSVDVEVRDGVVYLTDEALTFEHEGGLDDDDGMPSSTSHLGL; from the coding sequence ATGACAGACGCGACGGAACTGGTCGCAGTCTCGGAGTTGCCGGAGGCCGGGAGCTACCGCTTCACCGTCAGCGAGCCGAGCGGCCTCGAAGAGGAGGTGTTGCTCGCCCGGACCGACGCCGGGACGACGGACGACGGGGCAGGCGACGACACGGACGACACCCCCGCTGTCGCCGCCTGGAAGAACTTCTGTATGCACGAACCGGATCAGCGGCTGGACCGCGGCGGCGACGTGGGCGCGGCGATGCGCGACGGACAGGTGATCTGCCCACGACACGGCGCGATGTTCGACCTGGAGACGGGGTACTGTGACACCGACCCCGCCGCGGGCCAGACCCTCGTCTCCGTGGACGTGGAGGTGCGCGACGGCGTCGTCTACCTCACCGACGAGGCGCTGACCTTCGAACACGAGGGTGGCCTGGACGACGACGACGGGATGCCGAGTTCCACGTCGCACCTCGGGCTCTGA
- a CDS encoding acyl-CoA thioester hydrolase/BAAT C-terminal domain-containing protein codes for MPEIRVPSAARWDESTPVRVTGLDPERRVTLRATATAWFDDTGTSEATFEATADGVVDTSEQAPLAGDYEGVAPTGWLWALSETDGPAGGRPTGDGDDVTVRLELHDDGTELATAETTRRRTAPGVDHESVAVERTVPAADDGGESVTVGVIGELFSPPRSGPHRAVVCLHGSAGRPLRGVASLLAAHGYAAVAVQYVGDHESLPDTLAEVPVETVAAAADWLRERSAVRGDAIGLFGRSKGAELAVESAARFDWPVTTVAVAPSRHRWQALDGGEEPRSSWCAGGEPLPFVPFRARPGETEDGAVVFRDTYVDSRERVPSDRLEAAAIDAAAVDCPTLLVSGGDDMMWPAGEDAERLAAALRDGGTPVTHDHYPDAGHGLGVPYAPPTTATRAGEMALGGDPAANARAAAEHWRTVRDHLAETLGE; via the coding sequence GTGCCAGAGATCCGTGTGCCCTCGGCGGCGCGGTGGGACGAGTCGACACCAGTACGAGTGACCGGTCTCGACCCGGAACGACGGGTCACACTCCGCGCGACGGCGACGGCGTGGTTCGACGACACCGGGACGAGCGAGGCGACGTTCGAGGCGACCGCCGACGGCGTCGTCGACACGAGCGAGCAGGCGCCGCTCGCGGGAGACTACGAGGGTGTCGCCCCGACCGGGTGGCTGTGGGCGCTGAGCGAGACGGACGGCCCCGCCGGCGGCCGCCCGACCGGGGACGGCGACGACGTGACCGTCCGGCTCGAACTCCACGACGACGGGACAGAACTGGCGACGGCCGAGACGACCCGTCGGCGGACGGCCCCGGGTGTCGACCACGAGTCGGTCGCCGTCGAACGGACGGTGCCGGCGGCGGACGACGGGGGCGAGTCCGTGACCGTCGGCGTGATCGGGGAGCTGTTCTCGCCGCCCCGGTCGGGACCTCACCGGGCCGTCGTCTGTCTCCACGGGTCGGCGGGACGCCCGCTCCGGGGTGTCGCGTCGCTGTTGGCGGCCCACGGCTACGCCGCCGTCGCGGTGCAGTACGTCGGCGACCACGAGTCGCTGCCGGACACGCTGGCGGAGGTGCCGGTCGAGACGGTCGCCGCCGCCGCGGACTGGCTCCGCGAGCGGTCGGCGGTGCGTGGCGACGCGATCGGGCTGTTCGGTCGCTCGAAGGGCGCCGAACTCGCCGTCGAGAGCGCCGCGCGGTTCGACTGGCCCGTGACGACCGTCGCGGTCGCCCCGAGTCGCCACCGCTGGCAGGCGCTCGACGGAGGAGAGGAGCCACGGAGTTCCTGGTGTGCCGGCGGCGAGCCGCTGCCGTTCGTCCCGTTCCGTGCGCGACCGGGGGAGACGGAGGACGGTGCCGTCGTCTTCCGGGACACCTACGTCGACTCTCGCGAGCGTGTCCCGTCGGATCGGCTCGAGGCGGCCGCGATCGACGCCGCCGCGGTCGACTGTCCCACACTTCTGGTGTCCGGCGGTGACGACATGATGTGGCCCGCCGGCGAGGACGCCGAGCGACTCGCGGCGGCGCTGCGAGACGGCGGCACGCCGGTGACGCACGATCACTACCCCGACGCGGGACACGGACTCGGTGTGCCGTACGCCCCGCCGACGACGGCGACGAGAGCCGGCGAGATGGCACTCGGTGGCGACCCAGCCGCGAACGCACGCGCCGCCGCCGAGCACTGGCGGACAGTTCGCGACCACCTCGCCGAGACGCTCGGAGAGTGA
- a CDS encoding ABC transporter permease, producing MTDGEADADADGVAAEPAEEPAEGERGGAAERTRPDGGTTREAGPLGTVDPSPERRDGGVLAWLRQTGLLFYTVFRRDLTILVRYPVDFVGALVSLFLLFLLLVEGGRRVGGQAFSDSLGGVVVGYLVFMLAQSAYQGLANAVGDEAQWGTLERLHLSPLGFGRIMILTAVSKVLTSFVYVALLLPLTLLVTGESLTVDLLTVVPLASLGLASVIGMGFVFGGASVLYKRIGSLFRILQFGLIGLIAAPVEQLPWLRAFPIVQANYMLGQAMREGVRLWEFSPRAHAILVAVGVAYFLAGYGVFRLLVARARKLGALGDY from the coding sequence GTGACCGACGGAGAGGCGGACGCAGACGCGGACGGGGTTGCGGCGGAACCTGCGGAGGAGCCGGCCGAAGGAGAGCGAGGTGGAGCCGCCGAGCGCACCCGGCCGGACGGCGGCACCACCCGGGAGGCGGGCCCGCTGGGCACCGTCGACCCGTCGCCGGAGCGTCGCGACGGCGGAGTGCTCGCGTGGCTGCGACAGACGGGACTGCTGTTCTACACGGTGTTCCGCCGGGATCTCACGATCCTCGTCCGGTACCCCGTCGACTTCGTCGGCGCGCTGGTGAGTCTGTTCCTGCTGTTCCTCCTGCTCGTCGAGGGGGGCCGCCGCGTGGGCGGGCAGGCGTTCTCCGACTCGCTGGGCGGTGTCGTCGTCGGCTACCTCGTCTTCATGCTCGCGCAGTCCGCCTACCAGGGGTTGGCGAACGCCGTCGGCGACGAGGCACAGTGGGGGACGCTCGAACGGCTCCACCTCTCGCCGCTGGGGTTCGGTCGGATCATGATCCTGACGGCGGTGTCGAAGGTGCTCACGTCGTTCGTCTACGTGGCGCTGTTGCTCCCCCTGACGCTGCTCGTCACCGGCGAGTCGCTGACGGTCGACCTCCTCACGGTGGTCCCGCTGGCGAGTCTCGGCCTGGCGTCGGTGATCGGGATGGGGTTCGTCTTCGGCGGCGCCTCAGTGCTGTACAAGCGGATCGGCTCGCTGTTCCGTATCCTCCAGTTCGGCCTGATCGGGTTGATCGCGGCGCCCGTCGAGCAGTTGCCGTGGCTGCGGGCCTTCCCCATCGTCCAGGCGAACTACATGCTCGGACAGGCGATGCGGGAGGGGGTCCGCCTGTGGGAGTTCTCGCCGCGGGCACACGCGATCCTCGTCGCCGTCGGGGTCGCGTACTTCCTCGCCGGCTACGGCGTGTTCCGACTCCTCGTGGCGCGAGCCCGCAAGCTCGGCGCGCTGGGCGACTACTGA
- a CDS encoding CBS domain-containing protein: protein MSDSRSDTSKAQVAAYMTRDVATVSPDDTVREVAERIAESTGHNGFPVTDGRQVVGFVSARDLLLAEDSAPIFTEMSDDTIVAHPEMNVTDAARVILRSGIQKLPVVDDAGHLVGIISNTDVIRSQIERATPEKVGKLMRTLEEIHDVSVTQERREVSLDALVPTQARVYADELAGRTYELERGLAEPLVVIDNDGTLVLADGHHRVLAADRLDIDEMDAYVICIDVGRGVELGMERTAREEGLASIDDIEVVDYAQHPLVETTKRFQDDTPD from the coding sequence ATGAGTGACTCGCGGAGCGACACGTCGAAGGCGCAGGTCGCGGCGTACATGACCCGCGACGTGGCGACGGTGTCGCCCGACGACACCGTCCGCGAGGTCGCCGAACGGATCGCCGAGAGCACCGGTCACAACGGGTTCCCCGTGACGGACGGGCGGCAGGTGGTCGGGTTCGTCTCCGCGCGCGACCTGTTGTTGGCCGAGGACTCGGCACCCATCTTCACGGAGATGAGCGACGACACCATCGTCGCCCACCCGGAGATGAACGTCACCGACGCGGCGCGGGTGATCCTGCGCTCCGGCATCCAGAAGCTCCCGGTCGTCGACGACGCCGGCCACCTCGTCGGCATCATCTCGAACACGGACGTGATCCGCAGTCAGATCGAACGCGCCACCCCGGAGAAGGTCGGGAAACTGATGCGGACGCTCGAAGAGATCCACGACGTGAGCGTCACCCAAGAGCGGCGCGAGGTGTCGCTCGACGCGCTGGTCCCGACACAGGCGCGAGTGTACGCGGACGAACTCGCCGGGCGCACCTACGAACTGGAGCGGGGCCTCGCCGAGCCACTGGTCGTCATCGACAACGACGGCACGCTGGTGTTGGCCGACGGGCACCACCGCGTGCTCGCGGCCGACAGACTCGACATCGACGAGATGGACGCCTACGTCATCTGTATCGACGTGGGCCGGGGGGTCGAACTCGGGATGGAACGCACCGCACGCGAGGAGGGGTTGGCCTCCATCGACGACATCGAGGTGGTCGACTACGCCCAACACCCGCTCGTCGAGACGACGAAACGGTTCCAAGACGACACACCAGACTAG
- a CDS encoding presenilin family intramembrane aspartyl protease PSH, giving the protein MSQTQAARSEPSVALGVGLTAVVFLLVQLGALALVPDFSAAGLQATPDPSDPTNAVVYVGAILVMTGLMLAAFKFGVDQLVRIVILLTSGLLSWYVFAVVLPGPAAVVAAALVPVALLVYPEWYVIDATGAVIGAAAAGVFGISFGLLPAILLLIVLAVYDAISVYGTEHMLDLASGVMDLNIPVVLVIPLTLEYSLLDDDPAAEAAGLDETEAAETDPSDGTEAAETAAGGRAGTVADGSGSTDTTDVAPPDADTTDDPTERTTDDDGERDVFFVGLGDAVMPTVLVASAAFFSPAPSLGVPGLAGLNLPALLGMVGTFAGLAVLLKWVLAGRAHAGLPLLNGGTLAGYLVGSVLAGVPLVTALGLGPYL; this is encoded by the coding sequence GTGTCGCAGACACAGGCAGCGCGGTCCGAGCCGAGCGTGGCGCTGGGCGTCGGACTGACGGCGGTGGTGTTCCTCCTCGTCCAGCTCGGCGCGTTGGCACTCGTGCCGGACTTCTCTGCGGCCGGGCTCCAGGCGACCCCGGACCCCTCCGATCCGACGAACGCGGTCGTCTACGTCGGTGCCATCCTCGTGATGACCGGGCTGATGCTCGCCGCGTTCAAGTTCGGCGTCGATCAACTCGTCCGTATCGTCATCCTCCTGACGAGTGGACTGCTCTCGTGGTACGTGTTCGCCGTCGTGCTCCCCGGTCCGGCGGCGGTCGTCGCCGCCGCACTCGTCCCGGTGGCACTCCTCGTCTACCCGGAGTGGTACGTGATCGACGCCACCGGCGCGGTGATCGGCGCCGCCGCGGCGGGAGTGTTCGGAATCTCCTTCGGGCTCCTCCCGGCGATTCTCCTGCTCATCGTGTTGGCGGTGTACGACGCGATCTCGGTGTACGGCACCGAACACATGCTGGACCTCGCCTCGGGCGTGATGGACCTGAACATCCCCGTCGTGCTCGTGATCCCACTCACGCTGGAGTACTCGCTGCTCGACGACGACCCCGCGGCAGAGGCGGCGGGGCTCGACGAGACCGAAGCGGCGGAGACGGACCCCTCTGACGGGACCGAAGCGGCGGAGACGGCGGCGGGAGGGAGAGCCGGCACCGTCGCAGACGGCTCCGGGAGTACGGACACGACAGACGTGGCGCCTCCCGACGCGGACACCACCGACGACCCCACGGAGCGGACGACCGACGACGACGGCGAGCGAGACGTGTTCTTCGTCGGGTTGGGTGACGCGGTGATGCCGACGGTGCTCGTCGCGTCCGCGGCGTTCTTCTCTCCGGCGCCGTCGCTAGGTGTGCCGGGGCTCGCGGGCCTCAACCTCCCGGCGCTGCTCGGGATGGTCGGCACCTTCGCCGGACTGGCGGTGTTGCTGAAGTGGGTGTTGGCCGGGCGTGCCCACGCCGGACTCCCGCTGCTCAACGGCGGCACGCTCGCCGGCTACCTCGTCGGCTCCGTGCTCGCCGGCGTCCCGCTCGTCACCGCACTCGGACTGGGGCCGTACCTGTGA
- a CDS encoding PUA domain-containing protein — MTDARDLGQLRTVADYQFGAGAGTALFPTTEAEELDVRRSTGGRPRQVLTPDGERIVSFGTDGRFTLGLAGGRRLQRALDAPANRVVVGDESEPFVRDGKNAFAKFVQSVNDDVRSRDEVLVVHERGALLAVGRAELPASAMREFDSGVAVKVRDAVPAEAADEVDEAADGN, encoded by the coding sequence GTGACGGACGCACGCGACCTGGGACAGCTCCGGACCGTCGCCGACTACCAGTTCGGTGCCGGCGCCGGCACGGCGCTGTTCCCCACGACGGAGGCCGAGGAGTTGGACGTACGCCGCTCGACGGGCGGGCGGCCGCGACAGGTACTGACGCCGGACGGCGAGCGGATCGTCAGCTTCGGGACGGACGGGCGGTTCACGCTCGGACTCGCCGGTGGGCGGCGACTCCAGCGGGCGCTGGACGCGCCGGCGAACCGCGTGGTCGTTGGCGACGAGAGCGAGCCGTTCGTCCGCGACGGGAAGAACGCGTTCGCGAAGTTCGTCCAGTCGGTCAACGACGATGTCCGCTCGCGCGACGAGGTGTTGGTGGTCCACGAACGCGGCGCGCTGTTGGCCGTCGGGCGGGCGGAGTTACCCGCCTCGGCGATGCGCGAGTTCGACAGCGGCGTCGCGGTGAAGGTCCGCGACGCAGTACCCGCCGAGGCGGCCGACGAGGTGGACGAGGCGGCCGACGGTAACTGA
- a CDS encoding molybdopterin-dependent oxidoreductase gives MYRRLLAAAPPPAVVDWLIGGCVVFEVASGLVSFTVGTPDGAWLFWTHAAVGLTLIGALTFKLVRVRHRITGRVAWDRQTPLSILMLLVALGSLATGVFWTLGGNVPVAGWTTLNLHVGLGLLLLPLLVVHLRSRFRRPRRTDLDRRAALRTGALLASGALAWRATETADRLLDGATRRFTGSKPTGDLYDTATEGGAFPVTSWVADDPDPVDREAWRLHVDGLVDESLALAIDDIVPDTRRRATLDCTSGWYTVQEWRGVRVGDLLASAGVADEARYVRFVSVTGYRWSLPLDEARDALLATHVGDDRLSHGHGAPARLVAPGRRGFQWVKWVERVEVRRARDPAQWVVTLVSGFD, from the coding sequence GTGTACAGACGGCTGCTCGCCGCCGCGCCGCCGCCCGCGGTCGTCGACTGGCTGATCGGCGGGTGTGTGGTGTTCGAGGTCGCCTCCGGACTGGTGTCGTTCACCGTCGGGACCCCGGACGGCGCGTGGCTGTTCTGGACGCACGCCGCCGTCGGACTGACGCTGATCGGCGCGTTGACGTTCAAACTCGTCCGGGTTCGCCACCGGATCACCGGCCGGGTCGCCTGGGACCGCCAGACGCCGCTGTCGATCCTCATGCTCCTCGTCGCGCTCGGCTCGCTCGCCACGGGCGTGTTCTGGACGCTCGGCGGCAACGTCCCGGTCGCCGGGTGGACGACGCTGAACCTCCACGTCGGACTCGGGCTCCTCTTGCTCCCGCTGCTCGTCGTCCACCTGCGGTCGCGGTTCCGCAGGCCGCGGCGGACGGACCTCGACCGCCGGGCCGCGTTGCGAACCGGCGCACTGCTCGCGTCCGGTGCCCTCGCCTGGCGGGCGACGGAGACCGCCGACAGGCTGCTCGACGGCGCGACGCGACGGTTCACCGGCTCGAAGCCGACCGGCGACCTCTACGACACGGCGACGGAGGGCGGTGCGTTCCCGGTGACCTCGTGGGTCGCGGACGACCCAGACCCGGTGGACCGCGAGGCGTGGCGGTTGCACGTCGACGGACTCGTCGACGAGTCGCTGGCGCTGGCGATCGACGACATCGTACCCGACACGCGACGGCGGGCGACGCTGGACTGCACCAGCGGCTGGTACACGGTCCAAGAGTGGCGGGGCGTCCGGGTGGGCGATCTCCTCGCGAGCGCGGGCGTCGCCGACGAGGCGCGGTACGTGCGGTTCGTCTCCGTCACCGGCTACCGCTGGTCGCTCCCGCTGGACGAGGCCCGCGACGCACTCCTGGCGACACACGTCGGGGACGACCGACTCTCGCACGGCCACGGCGCCCCCGCGCGACTCGTCGCTCCAGGTCGTCGCGGGTTCCAGTGGGTGAAGTGGGTCGAGCGCGTGGAGGTGCGCCGCGCCCGCGACCCGGCGCAGTGGGTGGTGACGCTCGTCAGCGGGTTCGACTGA
- a CDS encoding ABC transporter ATP-binding protein — MTDATGRAAESAAADAGRSASDTSPNETGPPTSERDDAETPAVDGDAVDDTGADTPTEPPVVAVEDLTKTYGEDVRALDGVSFSIRPGEVVGLLGPNGAGKTTCIKSTLGLVDPSGGRVEVAGTDAQANPRRAYGRVGAMLEGARNVYWRLTPRENLAFFTGIAGDRPSTVADRHEELLERLDLAEKADETVKDLSRGMKQKVSLATTLARDVDVAFLDEPTLGLDVESSLELRRELATLADEEGLAVVLSSHDMDVIQDLCDRVIILSDREIIADDDVEALLDVFRTQTYEVAFEPPEGGDGDGVSTGDAESGADGATSRNGADDGDADTLEERLRSRYEVTDWTQRGDRTVVTVTLESGNDLPSFTGTVVEAGADLHRVASVEPDLEEVFLRITGGDEP, encoded by the coding sequence ATGACAGACGCTACGGGTCGAGCGGCCGAGTCGGCGGCGGCAGACGCCGGCCGGTCGGCGTCCGACACGTCCCCGAACGAGACGGGCCCTCCCACGAGCGAGCGAGACGACGCGGAGACGCCCGCCGTCGACGGGGACGCTGTCGACGACACGGGTGCAGACACGCCGACGGAACCGCCGGTCGTCGCCGTCGAGGACCTCACGAAGACGTACGGCGAGGACGTGCGCGCACTCGACGGGGTCTCGTTCTCGATCCGACCGGGCGAGGTGGTCGGCCTACTCGGGCCGAACGGCGCCGGGAAGACGACCTGTATCAAGAGTACGCTCGGCCTGGTCGACCCCTCCGGCGGTCGCGTCGAGGTCGCTGGGACGGACGCGCAGGCGAACCCGCGGCGTGCCTACGGTCGCGTCGGCGCGATGCTGGAGGGCGCACGCAACGTCTACTGGCGACTGACGCCCCGCGAGAACCTCGCCTTCTTCACCGGGATCGCCGGGGATCGGCCCTCGACGGTCGCCGACCGCCACGAGGAGCTGTTGGAGCGACTGGACCTCGCGGAGAAGGCCGACGAGACGGTGAAGGACCTCTCGCGCGGAATGAAACAGAAGGTGTCGTTGGCGACGACGCTGGCGCGCGACGTGGACGTGGCGTTCCTCGACGAGCCGACGCTGGGGCTCGACGTGGAGAGTTCGCTGGAACTCCGCCGCGAACTCGCCACGCTGGCCGACGAGGAGGGACTGGCGGTCGTGTTGTCGAGCCACGACATGGACGTGATCCAGGACCTCTGTGACCGGGTGATCATCCTCTCGGACAGGGAGATCATCGCGGACGACGACGTGGAGGCGCTGCTCGACGTGTTCCGCACGCAGACGTACGAGGTGGCGTTCGAACCGCCGGAGGGTGGCGACGGAGACGGCGTGTCTACGGGAGACGCCGAGTCCGGTGCCGACGGCGCGACGAGTCGGAACGGCGCCGACGACGGGGACGCGGACACACTGGAAGAGCGCCTCCGGTCGCGCTACGAGGTGACCGACTGGACGCAGCGGGGCGACCGCACGGTCGTCACCGTCACACTGGAGTCGGGCAACGACCTCCCGTCGTTCACCGGGACGGTGGTGGAGGCGGGCGCCGACCTCCACCGCGTCGCCTCCGTGGAGCCGGACCTCGAAGAGGTGTTCCTGCGGATCACCGGAGGTGACGAGCCGTGA
- a CDS encoding presenilin family intramembrane aspartyl protease PSH, which translates to MSRPRGDAGGLAEVLSPRARGVLGTGGLFLAVQVLALAITPRLSTQGVSYGEGGDALVPLVLGLVLGTLLALAVTRWGLSVAILRGLTFLSVGVSVWFAAAAFLGPLLGVVPAAAGALVVWRVRRWALRNAVIAVGVAGAAGVFGASLAPRFAAAALVVVAVYDAYSVYYSGHMVELADASARLSLPNAFVVPTSDHADGDVSVSDSRADATGEAGDVAGATETESTPVVAMLGAGDALFPALLAASADAHTATIQVVGGGPPLGVAPSAWGAVAGAVVGFAALQVLVHRRGGVHAGLPAINGGAIIGWLVTGGVAFL; encoded by the coding sequence GTGAGTCGACCGCGTGGCGACGCGGGCGGGCTCGCGGAGGTGCTGTCGCCGCGAGCACGCGGCGTCCTCGGCACCGGCGGGCTGTTCCTCGCGGTCCAGGTGCTCGCACTGGCGATCACGCCACGGCTCTCGACGCAGGGGGTCAGCTACGGCGAGGGTGGGGACGCGCTCGTCCCCCTCGTGCTCGGCCTCGTGCTCGGGACGCTGTTGGCGCTCGCGGTGACGCGGTGGGGACTCTCGGTCGCGATCCTCCGCGGGTTGACGTTCCTCTCGGTGGGCGTCTCCGTCTGGTTCGCCGCGGCGGCGTTCCTCGGGCCACTCCTCGGGGTCGTCCCGGCGGCGGCTGGCGCACTGGTCGTCTGGCGAGTCAGACGGTGGGCGCTCCGCAACGCCGTGATCGCGGTCGGCGTCGCGGGCGCGGCGGGGGTGTTCGGCGCGAGTCTCGCGCCGCGGTTCGCCGCCGCCGCCCTGGTGGTCGTCGCCGTCTACGACGCCTACAGCGTCTACTACTCGGGACACATGGTGGAGTTGGCCGACGCGAGCGCCCGCCTCTCGCTGCCGAACGCCTTCGTCGTCCCGACGAGCGATCACGCGGACGGCGACGTGTCCGTGAGCGACTCGCGGGCGGACGCGACCGGAGAGGCAGGTGACGTGGCAGGGGCGACCGAGACGGAATCGACCCCCGTCGTCGCGATGCTGGGTGCCGGGGACGCCCTGTTCCCCGCGCTGTTGGCGGCGAGCGCGGACGCACACACGGCGACGATCCAGGTCGTCGGCGGCGGCCCGCCGCTCGGTGTCGCGCCGTCGGCGTGGGGTGCAGTCGCCGGTGCGGTCGTCGGCTTCGCCGCACTCCAAGTGCTCGTCCACCGCCGCGGCGGCGTCCACGCCGGGCTACCCGCGATCAACGGCGGCGCGATCATCGGGTGGCTGGTGACTGGTGGCGTGGCGTTCCTGTGA
- a CDS encoding low specificity L-threonine aldolase — MRQSAAEAPVGDDVYRDDPTVNELESRAADLVGTEAALFVPTGTMGNQVAIRTHTERGQELLCDEQAHVYKWELGGIADLSSVQPRTFDAGERAVPTPEQIREGYVAEDLHRPGTGLVTLENTHNSRGGVAVPKSRIDEAAAAAHDLDVPVHLDGARLFNACVATDTDPAEMVAEVDTVMFCLSKGLGAPIGSVLAGPEAYVDRARRTRKLFGGGMRQVGLVAAPALEALENVERLAEDHANAERLAAGLDEIDGLSAPNPDTNIVMVDSEAAGLTGEELSSAGKDHGVKFHAFDDHVCRLCTHLDVDAADVDEAVDRIAEIVAEHGE; from the coding sequence ATGCGGCAGTCGGCGGCGGAGGCTCCCGTGGGCGACGACGTCTACCGAGACGATCCGACGGTGAACGAACTGGAGTCGCGGGCCGCCGACCTCGTCGGAACGGAGGCGGCGCTGTTCGTCCCCACCGGGACGATGGGGAACCAGGTCGCCATCCGTACCCACACCGAGCGTGGACAGGAGCTGCTGTGTGACGAGCAGGCGCACGTCTACAAGTGGGAACTGGGCGGGATCGCGGACCTCTCGTCGGTCCAACCGCGGACGTTCGACGCCGGGGAGCGAGCCGTCCCCACGCCGGAACAGATCCGCGAGGGGTACGTCGCCGAGGATCTCCACCGACCCGGCACGGGGTTGGTGACGCTGGAGAACACCCACAACTCGCGCGGCGGCGTCGCGGTCCCCAAGTCGCGGATCGACGAGGCCGCGGCGGCCGCACACGACCTCGACGTGCCGGTCCACCTCGACGGCGCGCGGCTGTTCAACGCCTGCGTCGCGACGGACACCGACCCCGCCGAGATGGTCGCCGAGGTGGACACGGTGATGTTCTGTCTCTCGAAGGGGCTCGGGGCACCGATCGGTTCCGTGCTCGCCGGGCCGGAGGCGTACGTCGACCGCGCGCGCCGCACCCGGAAGCTGTTCGGCGGCGGGATGCGACAGGTCGGGCTGGTCGCCGCCCCCGCGCTGGAGGCGCTGGAGAACGTCGAGCGGCTCGCCGAAGACCACGCCAACGCGGAGCGACTCGCGGCCGGACTCGACGAGATCGACGGGCTCTCGGCTCCGAACCCGGACACGAACATCGTGATGGTCGACTCCGAGGCCGCGGGGTTGACCGGCGAGGAACTGTCGAGCGCCGGGAAAGACCACGGCGTGAAGTTCCACGCGTTCGACGACCACGTCTGCCGACTGTGTACGCACCTCGACGTGGACGCCGCCGACGTGGACGAGGCCGTCGACCGGATCGCCGAGATCGTCGCCGAACACGGGGAGTGA
- a CDS encoding sensor histidine kinase, translated as MTDADGESRSREVSSDGDQADSADCADGGDHADDTDDRTPEGATVDDRAMDERLHSLHAATRELVRAGDRRAVADVAADLAEDVLGFSLNTVRLYDPETDRLEPTAVSSAVTDELGERRAYDRGESVQWRALTADEPVVVHDVAEIDDVDRGSVASVLVVPAGDHGVVTLGSRTADGFDDCDVELARVFAGNVAAALDRAEREEQLREGTTALTRQNERLEEFASVLSHDLRNPLNTAQGRVELAQERDDPDDLPAARDALDRMEALIERLLALARTGSPVEVDDPVSVAEVARDAWGTTPTDAATLSVETDLVVRGDRERLRTLFENLFGNAVDHAAEPPTVVVGDLPAGEGFFVADDGPGIPEEVADRVFDRGFTTANDGTGFGLAIVEEVAEAHGWTVRLGPATAPGLDDTGTRFEIVTEE; from the coding sequence GTGACCGACGCCGACGGAGAGTCTCGCAGTCGCGAAGTCAGTTCGGACGGCGACCAGGCCGACAGTGCAGACTGCGCGGACGGTGGAGACCACGCAGACGACACCGACGACCGGACGCCAGAGGGAGCCACGGTGGACGACCGCGCGATGGACGAGCGGCTCCACAGTCTCCACGCCGCCACGCGGGAACTCGTCCGCGCCGGTGATCGCCGGGCCGTCGCCGACGTGGCCGCGGACCTCGCGGAGGACGTGCTCGGATTCTCGTTGAACACCGTCAGACTGTACGACCCGGAGACGGACCGGTTGGAGCCGACCGCGGTGTCGTCGGCCGTCACCGACGAGCTGGGCGAGCGGCGGGCGTACGACCGCGGCGAGTCCGTGCAGTGGCGCGCGCTGACGGCCGACGAGCCGGTGGTCGTCCACGACGTGGCCGAGATCGACGACGTGGACCGTGGGAGCGTCGCGAGTGTGCTCGTCGTCCCGGCGGGGGACCACGGCGTCGTGACCCTCGGCTCGCGGACTGCCGACGGGTTCGACGACTGTGACGTGGAGTTGGCGCGCGTGTTCGCCGGTAACGTCGCGGCGGCGCTGGACCGCGCCGAACGCGAGGAGCAGCTCCGCGAGGGGACGACCGCACTCACCCGACAGAACGAGCGGCTGGAGGAGTTCGCGAGCGTGTTGAGCCACGACCTCCGGAACCCGCTGAACACCGCTCAGGGACGCGTCGAGTTGGCGCAGGAACGCGACGACCCCGACGACCTCCCGGCCGCACGCGACGCGCTCGACCGGATGGAGGCACTGATCGAGCGGCTGCTGGCGTTGGCCCGCACGGGCTCGCCCGTGGAGGTGGACGACCCCGTCTCGGTCGCGGAAGTCGCCCGCGACGCGTGGGGGACGACGCCGACCGACGCGGCGACGCTGTCGGTGGAGACGGACCTCGTGGTTCGCGGGGACCGCGAGCGACTGCGGACGCTGTTCGAGAACCTGTTCGGCAACGCCGTCGACCACGCAGCCGAGCCGCCGACGGTCGTCGTCGGCGACCTGCCGGCCGGCGAGGGGTTCTTCGTCGCCGACGACGGGCCGGGTATCCCCGAGGAGGTGGCCGATCGGGTGTTCGATCGCGGGTTCACGACCGCGAACGACGGCACCGGGTTCGGCCTCGCCATCGTCGAGGAGGTCGCCGAGGCTCACGGCTGGACGGTTCGACTCGGCCCCGCGACGGCACCGGGACTCGACGACACCGGTACCAGGTTCGAGATCGTCACCGAGGAGTGA